Proteins encoded in a region of the Ruegeria sp. AD91A genome:
- a CDS encoding metallophosphoesterase yields MNRRCSALIAVFIWTALLACKAAALDVIVISDLNGSYGSVRYDARVDKAIERIVEIDPDLVISTGDMVAGQRIPNLSDKQVRDMWKAFHEAVSDPLEATGIPFAVTPGNHDASAYRGFERERKIYAEEWTPRKPDVDFLVSDDYPFFYAFEMQGVTFASLDATTLGPLSGDQQDRLEELGANGDPIVTFSHLPLWPFAIQREREIIGDPTLEKIYLESGVVLHLSGHHHAFYPGWKDGVAYVSQACLGGGPRRLIGDSARSPHSFTHVTFQPNGEFGIAVYRGPDFERSVNFKSLPNEIRSPNAVLKRLDLVK; encoded by the coding sequence ATGAACCGTAGGTGTTCTGCTCTTATTGCGGTGTTCATTTGGACCGCTCTGCTCGCCTGCAAAGCGGCGGCATTGGATGTTATCGTCATATCAGATCTGAACGGAAGCTATGGTTCGGTAAGATACGATGCCCGCGTCGACAAGGCGATTGAGCGGATAGTCGAGATTGATCCAGATCTGGTTATTTCGACCGGAGATATGGTTGCGGGACAGCGCATTCCCAACTTGTCCGACAAACAGGTCAGGGATATGTGGAAGGCGTTTCACGAGGCCGTATCAGATCCTTTAGAGGCTACCGGCATTCCATTTGCGGTCACGCCAGGAAACCATGATGCCTCTGCGTACCGTGGGTTCGAGCGTGAAAGAAAAATATACGCAGAGGAATGGACTCCGAGAAAACCAGACGTCGATTTCCTGGTTTCGGATGACTACCCGTTCTTCTACGCGTTTGAGATGCAGGGCGTAACGTTTGCGTCTTTGGACGCTACGACCTTGGGACCTCTATCCGGCGACCAGCAGGACAGACTTGAGGAACTGGGGGCAAATGGAGACCCGATTGTCACTTTCAGTCACCTCCCACTCTGGCCCTTCGCGATCCAGCGCGAACGCGAAATCATCGGTGACCCAACACTTGAAAAAATCTATCTGGAAAGCGGTGTTGTTCTGCATCTGTCAGGCCACCATCATGCCTTCTACCCCGGTTGGAAAGACGGTGTGGCTTATGTCTCTCAAGCTTGTTTGGGAGGTGGTCCGCGGCGGCTTATTGGCGATAGCGCCAGATCACCTCACAGCTTCACTCATGTTACGTTCCAGCCGAACGGAGAGTTTGGGATAGCAGTATATCGAGGGCCCGATTTCGAAAGGTCGGTAAACTTCAAGTCACTCCCAAATGAGATCAGATCCCCGAATGCTGTGTTGAAACGTTTGGACCTTGTTAAATGA
- a CDS encoding SdiA-regulated domain-containing protein: MTEHKLLRSKLGFSRCFPKLGTLASYASTTVSFLAWIELAHAESPGLTLIDSFKVADKSEGFSEPSGLSLSNAEGFLWSVSDAEPKLHLLGIDGALGNSFKLPSLAGSDLEGVASRKDGSVLVLQETDRSILVVHPTDPIQLTTIPLTSLKGYSDAAELLVGNPLNKGPEGIAVDPESGRVFIGIEGQPRLLMVVSPELDEIVEMIPLARDAGFISERVDDDELDLSGLAWSPSSRSLWIVSDKGRQIFVYNPESKSVKSISLTFTEDGKQKEVKHPEGIALDETKGLLYVLTDDAKKSRLYVFEQPEL, translated from the coding sequence ATGACAGAACACAAGCTGCTTCGGTCGAAACTTGGGTTTTCACGGTGCTTCCCCAAGCTTGGAACACTAGCTTCTTATGCAAGCACGACTGTTTCATTTCTGGCATGGATCGAACTCGCCCACGCCGAGAGTCCCGGTTTGACTCTCATCGACTCCTTCAAGGTGGCTGATAAATCGGAAGGCTTCTCGGAGCCTTCCGGATTGTCTCTGTCCAACGCGGAAGGCTTCTTATGGTCAGTAAGCGACGCTGAACCTAAACTGCACCTACTTGGAATCGACGGGGCATTAGGAAACTCATTCAAGCTGCCTTCATTGGCGGGATCAGATCTGGAGGGCGTCGCATCACGAAAAGATGGGTCTGTTTTAGTACTTCAGGAAACTGATCGATCAATTCTAGTCGTTCACCCGACTGACCCCATTCAACTAACTACAATCCCTCTCACATCTCTCAAAGGCTACTCGGACGCCGCTGAATTGCTCGTCGGTAACCCTTTGAACAAGGGACCTGAGGGCATCGCCGTCGACCCGGAATCCGGGCGGGTCTTCATTGGCATTGAGGGACAACCAAGGTTGTTAATGGTCGTATCACCAGAGCTAGATGAAATTGTTGAGATGATTCCTTTAGCCCGCGATGCAGGTTTTATCTCCGAGCGTGTAGATGATGATGAACTGGATTTGAGCGGCCTAGCATGGTCCCCGTCCTCACGTTCTCTTTGGATTGTAAGTGACAAAGGCCGTCAAATCTTCGTCTACAATCCAGAGTCCAAGTCCGTAAAGTCTATCAGTTTGACATTCACAGAAGATGGCAAACAAAAGGAAGTTAAACATCCCGAAGGAATCGCTCTCGATGAGACCAAAGGGCTTCTCTATGTCCTAACAGACGATGCCAAGAAATCGCGGCTTTATGTTTTTGAGCAACCGGAATTGTGA
- a CDS encoding ShlB/FhaC/HecB family hemolysin secretion/activation protein has protein sequence MRVFSSVVFAIICSLVATASVPRSSIAQTWDIASQHSVSGVTVYDADELLTFAGQLAFNRSGRITAVEVASTITQIYREDGYFLAEAWPGPDGQSIIVDEGRIQTIEIEGVDTRTFQTLEKIFRPLTTAYPITLKRFERAVMLAEDIPDLDVSTELDYPDQAGARLRVLGEPLRKQAGSATLDNPPRELGEALSFYVVQEFYSTLTVGDLLRFEGSGNYNWDKDDEHSLWGALTYRTPLNSNGLYGEIFYGNINAKRDLSGDFARTDIDGENFTVAMGYPVIRDVARYGYLLLDYRLSKADSVSGGVPLSSDASVVGLTYLYGQNYPKGQALEAGLTLSFGDNDNETTDASFDDGDSSFWHLRGGVGYESPLTGLSPNTAWRTEIWGQYTTDRLPSVEEYFLGDRYALRGYRFDEVDGDSGISAIFEVSHSYFPSSQSIHRLTPFAFFDVGYISNNDPASFEVDNATLASTGLGLDIEFKQNLFLSGYVGVPLRDGPLTDSGDPGAYLALTTSW, from the coding sequence ATGCGCGTATTCAGCTCAGTTGTTTTTGCGATCATTTGCTCTCTTGTGGCCACTGCATCAGTTCCAAGAAGTAGCATTGCCCAAACCTGGGACATCGCATCCCAGCACTCGGTCAGCGGCGTAACGGTGTATGATGCGGATGAGCTGTTAACTTTTGCCGGTCAATTGGCCTTCAATCGGTCAGGACGCATCACAGCGGTGGAGGTCGCATCAACGATCACTCAGATCTACCGAGAAGACGGTTACTTCTTGGCTGAGGCCTGGCCCGGTCCCGATGGGCAGAGCATAATTGTTGATGAAGGGCGCATTCAAACCATCGAAATTGAAGGCGTAGATACGCGCACGTTCCAAACCCTAGAAAAGATCTTTCGCCCCCTCACCACCGCATACCCAATAACTCTCAAGCGATTTGAGCGGGCGGTTATGTTGGCCGAGGACATACCCGACTTGGACGTGTCGACTGAACTTGATTATCCGGATCAGGCTGGTGCTCGGCTGAGAGTATTGGGAGAGCCACTGCGAAAACAAGCCGGTAGTGCGACACTCGACAACCCTCCGCGTGAGCTTGGAGAAGCGCTCAGCTTCTATGTCGTACAAGAGTTTTATTCAACGCTGACCGTCGGGGATTTGCTGCGATTTGAAGGATCAGGCAATTACAATTGGGACAAAGACGATGAACACTCTTTATGGGGCGCTCTTACCTATCGCACGCCGCTGAACAGCAATGGTCTGTACGGTGAGATCTTCTACGGGAACATAAACGCAAAACGTGACCTCTCGGGGGACTTTGCGAGAACAGATATTGACGGCGAGAACTTCACAGTCGCGATGGGTTACCCCGTGATCCGCGATGTGGCCCGTTATGGGTATCTTCTGCTGGACTATCGCCTTTCAAAAGCGGACTCAGTCAGTGGTGGCGTTCCACTATCCAGTGACGCGAGTGTCGTTGGCCTTACATATCTTTACGGGCAAAACTATCCAAAGGGACAAGCTCTGGAAGCGGGGCTAACCTTATCTTTTGGCGATAATGACAATGAAACGACAGACGCGAGTTTTGACGACGGAGACTCCTCGTTCTGGCATCTACGAGGCGGCGTCGGATACGAAAGCCCTCTAACGGGCTTGTCGCCCAACACAGCTTGGCGCACCGAGATCTGGGGGCAGTACACAACAGACCGGCTGCCCTCAGTCGAAGAGTACTTCCTTGGTGATCGTTATGCTTTGCGCGGATATCGTTTTGACGAAGTGGATGGTGATTCCGGGATTTCCGCGATTTTCGAAGTGTCTCATTCCTACTTCCCCAGTTCCCAGAGCATACATCGCTTAACGCCCTTTGCCTTTTTCGACGTGGGGTACATCTCGAACAATGACCCTGCGAGTTTTGAAGTTGATAATGCTACACTGGCTTCGACAGGTCTGGGTTTGGACATTGAGTTTAAGCAAAATCTATTCCTGTCCGGATATGTCGGTGTCCCTTTGAGAGACGGCCCTTTGACCGACTCTGGCGATCCTGGCGCGTATCTTGCTCTGACAACAAGTTGGTGA
- a CDS encoding mCpol domain-containing protein, protein MPFVTVDGDDIGRRLASCYLSNDVGALISTKELVELKTQQVSELLTDAGYEVLFCAADGVTAYSQESNLDEDKLYQSIKGKVGDELAFSVGIGPTLREAYVALLYAKSTGKARACSFSSMERKCLE, encoded by the coding sequence ATGCCCTTCGTAACAGTTGATGGTGATGACATAGGAAGGAGACTCGCCTCGTGCTATCTTTCCAATGATGTTGGCGCACTAATATCTACAAAGGAACTCGTTGAACTGAAGACGCAACAGGTTTCGGAGCTACTGACTGATGCCGGCTATGAAGTCCTATTTTGCGCCGCAGATGGTGTAACGGCGTACTCTCAGGAAAGCAATTTGGATGAAGACAAATTGTATCAAAGCATCAAGGGTAAAGTCGGGGATGAACTAGCGTTTTCTGTTGGTATTGGTCCCACATTGAGAGAGGCATATGTGGCACTTTTGTACGCCAAAAGCACTGGAAAAGCCCGAGCTTGTAGCTTTAGCTCGATGGAGCGCAAATGTTTAGAGTAA